In Lolium rigidum isolate FL_2022 chromosome 7, APGP_CSIRO_Lrig_0.1, whole genome shotgun sequence, the DNA window CTCTCCCGACGGCGGACGAAGCCGTCGAGGTGCTGGTCCCCGCTAGCCGTCCCCCTTGCCGCTACACGGAGGCGGCCGGTgccgcgccgacggcggcggcgcggggagacaTGCACAGATCGGCGGGGGTCGCGATGGCGTGGAACGTCTTCAGGTTCTGCACGGCCCTCAGGGGGCTGGGCTCCATCATGATCCTGCTCGTCCTCGCCATCGTCGGCGTCACCTACTACGCCGTCGTCCTCTGCAACTACggccccgccctcctcctcggcgacggcACCACGCTCGCCGCGCTCGCCGTGCTGCTCCTCTTCCACTTCCTGGTGCGTTCCGTCGTAACTTCCTGGTGTGATTTCGGTGGAACCGATGCAAATTGCAGCGGGATCGAGTATCGTTAGGTGTCAGTCCTCGTTCCTTGGGAAGCAATGCTGGTCGGAAATTTCAATTTTGACCTTTATTTGCTGGATCCTGGGAGCTAGGGTGCTCAACGAGCTATATTCTTGGAGTATGGGTACAGGCAGCCATTCCATGTAGGGAATCTTCGTTGTGCCATATTAGTTTCTTgttaacctttgcttctctagGTGGTATTTCTTTGTAGCATCTAAGTAGTGGCAGGCGTGCTGTATCTTTCTATACTAGGAAGTTCCTTCTATTTGGTGGCACTATATGCTGACTGGGTTGATTGAACTGTTGTGCCCACGGTATAATCATTGTTTCCTTACATATTTTGTGGGAGCATGATAGATTTGTAGGATATGCACGCTACCATACGCAAGAAGTTCAGAAAACTGAGCTGATCaaatgcattttgagtgatactgATTGTTGAGCCAGAACACCAACTGTTTCTTTCCATCTACAATTTGTTGACTGTGAACATTTGTGGTATTATCTTACGAGTTAAGACATAACCTACCCGTTTTCTCTGTTAGTTTTATTGTGTATTAATAGCAATACTTGTTTGGGGTCTGCAGCTTGCTATGCTGTTGTGGAGCTACTTCTCTGTTGTGTTCACCAACCCTGGTTCTGTTCCGCCCAATTGGAATCTTGATTTCGACGAGGAAAGGGGAGAAACTGCTCCCCTCTCTAGTTCAGAGTACAATAGCCAGACGAATTCACAGCAGTCTATGGCTGTCGGTGATACAGGAAATCCAAGGGTGAGGTACTGTAGGAAGTGCAACCAATTGAAGCCGCCTCGGTGCCATCATTGCTCTGTTTGTAAGTTCATGGTTTTTTGTTCAGGATTAATACTATGTTATTTCCAGTTATTATCAGTTGCATAGTCTACGCATATATGGTCGTACCGTCTTATTTATTCCTAAACATTTTTCAGGTGGAAGATGTATCCTTAAGATGGACCATCACTGTGTTTGGGTTGTTAATTGTGTTGGGGCACTGAACTATAAATACTTTCTCCTCTTCCTGGTACGATTTTACTATGTTGACAGCTTGGGATGTTGTGTTCACTTTACAAGAAAGATTATTTTAGCTTCCGTTTTTAGTTATTTTAGCTGGGTGCTAGTTACTCTTGCTTATCATGCAGATAGGTAAGCAATATTTTGAGGATAATACAATCATATCTTTTCAGTTAGGAAACAGATTTATTTCGCTTAATATTTCTCAAGCTTCTTGCTAGCAAATAGCAATATATATCAAACAGTTATTAAATCAAAAATATACCATATtgtattactccctccattccaaaatgTAAGGTGAATTTTATTTCTTTACGACAACGCTTTGACTAAACGTTTCTCCATTAAGATATGATTTGTGTGATGCAAAATCACGACAAGCTTTTGAATACGAATCTAATGACAGAAAATTTCCTTCATATAAATTATGTTACTGAAGTACTTGTTGGTAAAAGCCTTATCCTAACAAACCAAAAATACCCCTTATATTTTGTAATTGAGGTAGTATTATTTGTAACTAAAGCTAACCATACATGGGCGAATATCAGCATTCATTCACAAGTTAAAATATTATTGTATTGCTCCTTTACGTGAAGAGTCTATCTCACTTGTACAACGTTGAGGGAACCATAAGCCAGAGTATAAGCAAGTGAATCAGTGTGTTTATTATGTTATTGGTGTGTTTGGTGGCCTGTTCATTGTATCAACAGTACAAAGACTGCTTCTCCAGTACCTAGGACTTCTTTGAAACCAGCTAAATCTTCCATGCTGCTACATCGATTGTTTGTTTTCTGAAAAATGTAATTAATTATTATTTATGGTACTTGCAGTTCTACACCTTCCTTGAGACAACGCTTGTTACCCTATCTTTATTGCCTCACTTCATAGCCTTCTTCAGTGATGTCGATATCCCAGGAACTCCTGCAGCACTTGCAACCACATTTCTCACATTTGGTAAATAGATTTTgctaatttctggaaaaaaactatATGCTTGAGCATGATTGATCGAACATCCGCTAAAAGTATTCTCTTCCTTGCAGTGTTGAATTTGGCGTTTTCCTTGAGTGTTCTGGGTTTTATGATAATGCATGTTTCACTTGTTTCTGCTAATACAACAACGATTGAGGCAAGTATCTAGTAATATATTACTAATGGTTTTATTTGTTGTATGCATGATGTGATTAATTTATCACTTTGTTTTCCAGGCATATGAGAAGAAAACTAGTCCACGTTGGATGTACGATCTTGGCCGGAAGAAGAATTTTGCTCAGGTTAGGCTTGtggaaactttacttttattaataGCTTAATAGATTTCATTTCTATGGTGCTTGTATGCCCCATATTAGCTTCATTATAAGAAAATGGTAAACTTGACATGCTGAGGTGACTTAAACTCCCAATAGATATCACGATTATGCGCAGGGTGGAGATATTCATGATAGCTCAGCTCACTGTCAGTTGTCATAAATGGTATCTTTTTTTTGTAGAACTAATGAATTATCCTTGAGAGAGCTGCCTGATCTATATAATTTTTGAAATGACACAACCTCAATTTGCTGTGGGACATGTTTAATGTCATAATGCATAGAAACCTTGGTAACTCTGGAAGCAAAATAAGCAACCCAAGTGTGGAATTATTTTTATATCCAACTAGGGGTGTAACTTCCTGTAGGTAAATAACCATCATGGTTTTGGCATATTCCATGGTATTCTTTAATTAATTCCATAAACCTTGAGTGCGCCCTTCCGTAGGAAGTGTTGTTAAGGTAAACCTGTGCAACCAACCTTGAGTACTTGGGATTCTCGCACTTCTTCCTTTTTACATAATGGAAACGCTAAACAATGGTCCTTTTATTAGGTATTTGGAAACGACAAGAAGTATTGGTTCATTCCCGCATACTCAGAAGAAGATCTGAGGCGAATGCCTGCTCTTCAGGGCCTTGACTATCCTGTGAGATCAGATTTGGACGGGCAAGAATTGTGACAACATGGAATTTTCCAGGGCCCTGACTGACACAGCAGTTTGGACTGGCAAAATGTTCGGTGTAAAATTCGATAGTTTTCTTAACAATATGCTTCAGTGCTCAACATCTTGCACTACACACGTCATTGCTGGATGGTTATGTAAGGCATCTAGCCAGTTTTCACAGGATAGCTCGTGAAATCATGCATGGTTCCCTCCAGCTCTCGAAGGCGTCCTGTACTCTGGCTGCTGTAGTCCACGCGCTATAGCCATGCGATGTAAATTATTTGTGCTGTATGAATTCTTTGTAGTGTTTTTAGATGGGCTTTCAGATGCACATGATGTACTGTTGCTGAGGTAAAGCCGATTTGGAAATGTACTACAGTATTTGTTGATGAATTAATCTGAGTCCAGTGACCAGTCTTATCATTTCAGTCTTGATTAATGAACCTGTGACCTCCATGCCCCATCCTGGATAACGGGAAGTTTACATTGTTCCCACTTCTGAGTAGCGTTGAAGTTGACAGTAAGTTTGGTATTGCAGTGGAGTATGATAATACTGTTCGGttgatgtatttttttttgcCCGTTTGGTATCCTGCTTAGATatattatttttgttttataccAAATCAAAATGGTCACATTGTTTTATTGGTAGTACTCCGTAGTAGaaagtttggatgatcttttgttaACACATTGGATCATCAGTGTGGCATCACCAGTTTTTAGGCtgcattagggcatgtacaatggaggCAGTACCAAGCAGTCGCCTCATCCTCTCCACGTAGGCTTGTAGTGCTGAAGCTGCTATGTTCTCAAATTTTCACCCAACGGAAGCAGTAGTATGTGGGGCCTACATTGCTCTCTTTTGTACTACTTTCTCCTTTCCCCTTTCTAGTACACTTCCTTGATGATACCCGGCCCATTCATTCCTAGATACACGCATAGAACCAGGAAGATGGCCAAAATAGCTGCTCAAATCGGTTCAATCAAAGCACTAAGTTGGTCAATCGCCGAACTCATTGTTTGCTGCATCTTCTCGAGCTCGCGCCGCCCATCATGGCTGCACCAACTACCTCATGCTAGTAGGATTTCGGCTGCCAGCCATGGCCAGAACCTTGAGCTGCCGGTGCCGGTCTTGGCCGTATTTTTCGAGTTCGCTGCGTCCGCCATGGCCTCACCAATGAGCTCCGGCTGGCTGGATTTCGGCTGCCATGGCCGTGACCCTCAATTGCCGCGGCCGTCCATGGCTGTAATTTTGGAGGTCGTGACCCATCTTCTTTCTTCTACCTTTTTCCCTTTTTTCCTATTTCTCCTGCCTTTCTCTGCTGAGGATGTTGCCTCCCCTGCAAGAGACTACTTAATCTGCAGGGCGACGAGTTGCAGGCTCGGGTCTGACATCCGAGCCTAGTGGCCTGCGGGGCAGCGACTTGGAGCGGCGCGTTGGCCATGCCCTTATGGAAGAAGTCTCATTTTCAATCTTTTTGTGGGTGATGTTTCTTGGTCAGCGACAGGTATAATTTCTCAACTGTCAGATTCGGAGTCCCTGGTGACTTTGCTTCCTGGATGACAGGTTTTTTTGGCAGTCCACTCTTCCTCTTTTTGTCGGCTCCTCACAACTGTGCTTTGTCTCTTTCATCTCATTTTGTAAGGCACATCACCAGTCTTTCCTCTAGGAGGAACATCTTTTGAATCTTACACAATGTCCGGggctttttgtgtgtttttatccTACTCAAAGCCTTTAAGGCAGCTTCTCTAGCTACTccttgtttgatttttttttatttgtctCTCTTAACAACATTTTGAGTCATCTTGTTTTGGTTCCTTTTATTTCTATTGGGTTTCATACCTAGCCTACACCAACTTGCTTGACAAAAAAAGGCTTTGATATTTTTGTTGCCTGTTATGTGTGATGTCCTGCAGATTTGTTGCTGACGGGGCCTTTTTCTGGTAGCTTTGCTTCTCCACTAAGGCTTGCTCGGAAAGTGCAGACCGTGAACTGAATCCAGTATTCTAAATTTCTAATTAGCAAGCATATTGAACTTGATGATCGGAGAGGCATGAGTCGGATTGAATCAACATCAAACTGATAGAAATCAACAATCAGATGAACAACCTATTAGTGGCTGAGGAGAACATACATGCACTAGAAACTAATCTTTTTTTGGACAAGTATAATAATAGAACAATATTTTAATTGGTAGACATGACTTAGTGGGCTATGTTACCATTCTCTGGTGGATTTCAAGTATGAAGAATGCTAGCCCCAATACTTTTTTTTGTTGACCTTCTCTGAATGGCCATGGCAAATGTGTTAACTTGTGAAACCTAGCTACTCCCCGTGTTGCGGAAAAATCATATTCCTTGTATGATCCATTTTTCTCTTTGGCTTATAACTCGTAGGTCTGTACCTAACAAATTGACGAGCTGTTGATGGGAGGTTGGCGGACTATAGAAAGCTCTAGGGAGCAGATCCTCACCATTACCGCACAGTCAGTGTCATGTTAGGCATAGATAAACTCCATCTGAAAAAACAGTTTATTGTATTAGCGGACAAGCACGCTTCGCCACTCCGTGGTAGACGTGGCGGATTTGCGTGGTGGACTTCATGTGTACATGATCTGTAATGCCTTAATGCGAATTAAAATAGTCCTTCCTAGTCAAAACAGACTGATTGCACACGTAAAAAAACAGACTGATTGCATGAATCATATTCTTAACTTAACTCAAATATATGAAAAACATTAAAAAACATGGGACATTATTCCTTTCTTCTTTCCTGCTATGACAATGATTAAGAACAATAAATATATACCTAAAATTAAAAGTATGGGACATTATCCCTTTCTTCTTTCATAAAACAAACATAACTTTCTAAGGAATGGAGAAATAACCAGTGAGTGGATAAGTAAAGACCGAGCTACACGTAGCCCTTtagtttcaaaaaattgaaaatcatatttgtaagtttcaaaaaaatcttaaAAAAATGATGGATGTAaccaatgatgaaatctacaatcGTGCAAAATCTCAacgtcattttttttttttgtattttaaactACACAACAATGAAAAATGTGTGGATCTAAGTATAAGTATAGTGAGTAGTACACATTTCAAAATTCTAAAACTTATCACAATTTGTCATTTTTTGTAGCCTAGAATACGAAAAAAATGACAatcgtgcaaaatctcaatgtcaAATTTGttgtattttaggctacacaacAGTGAAAAATGTGTGGATCTAAGTATAGTGAACAGTACACATTTCAAAATTCTAAAACTTATCACAATTTGTCATTTCTtttgtagcctagaatacaaagaatttcaccTTGAGATTTTGTAAGTATGTAGTATTTTGTAGaattttgttttcagattttttggaactttaaaatataattttcatttttaaaaaaaataaagagctacatgtagctcggcctccttttttttttttttttttggaaataacCAGCCATATGTACATCAACTGCCACTTGCAGTTCCTGCTATGCTACAAAAAAAAAGCACTCTCAACTCACTTCTAGGCCCTACTTGATCAGCTCCAGGAAAAGAAAAACTGTTTCCCTTCACGGAAAAATGATCATGAGAACACTACATTAATGCTACAAGATCACATTGCATCATTTCCAAAAACAGGCAAGACGGACAAATGGGTCACAAAAAATCTCAAGTGAGCTCATTTGTAACATTCCAATGCCGTGTTCTAAGCATATCTCTTGTGTTTAACCTGTCAGTAATCAATAACCAAGCAAATACCTTAATCCATAACATCACCTTGATGATCCAAATGCAACTGTATATTTTACTAGCAATCATGTCCTTACAGCAATACTGACCAAATGCCTTACAGTTCTTCCTAAAAAAAAACTCAAGTGATCATAACATGTGACTGCTATTATGAATCTGAGTTGACTGCTGGTACCAATCTTGGCCGCACTAAATATCTGCCGAGGTGGAGATAAAGGACCATCTGGTATCTCCCCAGCCAAGTCCTCATCAAGAACTGAAGCTGCACCCAAGAAATAGAATGTCCCGGTGAAAATTTAGAGGTTTAATTATACACATGACTGTATTAACTTTTAGAACCATCAAGTACTTTTAGTTAACGTGTTAACATTCTGTAAAGAGTATAATCTAACAACAGTGGCAAGAAGCAATGAGGCAACAAAGTTATAGTGAGGCAAGCAGACACATAGACAATTAAATCATCCCAATCATTGTCTACAGGAAAGTTAGCAGCTGCAACAGAAAGAGACAATATGGTTCATACCAGAAAAGTCTGAATGATTATCCATACAATAGTAGCACCATAGACTGTTTGTTGACCTTTTGTTTCCTTGATCTTTCATATAAGAAATATATAACCAGAAACTCAAGCGAATAAAACAAATAAATTACAGCTATGCATTGGGCTAGACACAAAGCATCAAATTCTTCAGCGCTACAACCCAGGATATGACAAAAGGATATTTGGTAAGTGCTTAGGTATTTGCAATCAGCAAATACAAAAATGTGAGTAACAGCTATTTATATAGCAAAAAACAACAATACTAATTTACGGCACACGATATGAAGCACTCAAGAGCACCAGAAGACTATCATTATTCATGAAAATTCCACGTAATACAAGTGAAGGAACCGTTTCTACAACTAAAAGATTCAGTAAAGAACTATTACTACACGAAATTCATCTGTCATTCACTAAAGTGAGGAAGACCTGTCAGACTGTAGAAATAATTGCCTTGATGGACAGCTACCAAACtccaaagcaaaacaaaaaaaactgcaTAGTAATTCTTTGAGAACATCCTTTAAGAAAATAACAACCGATTGAGAATTAGCAAAGCCACTAAGAAAGATAGACATGTGTCCAAATATAATAAGCAAACAATAATGGGACTAAAGTATGAGGTGATGTACCAAAGCACTCTGTTGTTACAAAGTAAGTTTGGCAGCAAGATAAGTGACTGACCACAGTTAACAACTAAAAAGTCCAAAGAACTGAAGAGCAGTCTTACCAGAGCAAACAAAGTGGGTACCACAGGTAGCAATATCATGACTGCACAGTTGCAAACAAAGCGAGTAGGTCCCTGTTAGTTTGCAGTGAAGTCTAAAATAACAGCAGAAACCAAATGCAATACCCCAAATGAAAATCACACAAATCATAAAGCAACTGCGATTCAAGTAAATAATGgcccatctcaaaaaaaaagtaaataatGGCCTATGAAGCTTTTCACCAATATTTCTATATTCGTGACACAAAATAAACAGATAAGTTTCATAAGTTGTCGACTTTAGCTGAGAGATCATACCAATTACAATGAGACAAATGAGATCTGGGGTGATAGAAGATATCTGCTTCGTACTATTTCGAGTCCTGGAAAAATTAACGGTTTCATCCTTCT includes these proteins:
- the LOC124677088 gene encoding probable protein S-acyltransferase 14 — protein: MHRSAGVAMAWNVFRFCTALRGLGSIMILLVLAIVGVTYYAVVLCNYGPALLLGDGTTLAALAVLLLFHFLLAMLLWSYFSVVFTNPGSVPPNWNLDFDEERGETAPLSSSEYNSQTNSQQSMAVGDTGNPRVRYCRKCNQLKPPRCHHCSVCGRCILKMDHHCVWVVNCVGALNYKYFLLFLFYTFLETTLVTLSLLPHFIAFFSDVDIPGTPAALATTFLTFVLNLAFSLSVLGFMIMHVSLVSANTTTIEAYEKKTSPRWMYDLGRKKNFAQVFGNDKKYWFIPAYSEEDLRRMPALQGLDYPVRSDLDGQEL